One window from the genome of Indicator indicator isolate 239-I01 chromosome 6, UM_Iind_1.1, whole genome shotgun sequence encodes:
- the LOC128967547 gene encoding olfactory receptor 14A16-like, translated as MANSSSIPHFLLLLLAGTRQLQLLHFCLFLAIFLAALLGNGLIISTIASDHHLHTPMYFFLLNLAILDLGAISTTVPKPMSNSLRNTRDISYSGCATQVFFFFFFLSAEYFLLTTMSYDRYVAIFRPLHYETLLGSRVCVHLAAAAWASGALNALLHTANTFSLPLCQGNAVDQFFCEIPQILKLSCSTSYLRELWLLVISICLSFVCFVFIVVSYVQIFRAVLRIPSEQGHHKAFATCLPHLTVVSLFVTTAFFAHLKPSSISSPSLDLVLSFLYSVVLPSVNPLIYSLRNQELKAALSKLMSQYPLKA; from the coding sequence atggccaacagcagctccatcccccacttcctcctgctgctactggcaggcacaaggcagctgcagctcttgcacttctgcctcttcctggccatcttcctggctgccctgctgggcaatgGCCTCATCATCAGCACCatagcctctgaccaccacctccacacccccatgtacttcttcctcctcaacctcGCCATCCTTGACCTGGGTGCCATCTCTACCACTGTCCCCAAGCCCATGTCCAATTCCCTCAGGAACACCAGGGACATCTCATACTCAGGATGTGCTAcacaagtatttttctttttcttttttctttcagcagagTATTTTCTCCTCACCACCATGTCCTACGATCGCTACGTTGCCATCTTCAGACCCCTGCACTATgagaccctcctgggcagcagagtttgtgtccacctggcagcagctgcctgggcctcTGGGGCTCTcaatgctctgctgcacacagccaatacattttccctgcccctctgccagggcaatgctgtggaccagttcttctgtgaaatcCCCCAGATCCTCAAActctcctgctccacatccTACCTCAGGGAACTCTGGCTTCTTGTGATCAGTATCTGTTTATcatttgtctgttttgtgttcATTGTGGTGTCCTATGTGCAGAtcttcagggcagtgctgaggatcccctctgagcagggacaccacaaagcctttgccacctgcctgcctcacctgACTGTGGTATCCCTATTTGTCACCACTGCCTTCTTTGCCCACCTGAAaccctcctccatctcctctccatccctggatcTGGTTTTGTCATTTCTGTACTCAGTGGTACTTCCATCAGTGAACCCTCTTATCTACAGCCTGAggaaccaggagctgaaggctgccctgagcaaactga